A segment of the Yersinia rochesterensis genome:
TGTCCGCCATGCAGGACGGTGACCTGTGAAGCTATTTGCCGCACGAATGTCATGTCGTGCTCTACCACCATCAGCGTCAGGCCATCATTTTGCATCTGCTTGATAAGTTCGCCGGTGAGATAAGTTTCATCGATAGATAAACCGGCGACTGGCTCATCAAGCATCAGCAGAGTGGGCTGTAGCGACACCGCCATGGCAATTTCCAACCACTGTTTCTTGCCGTGAGATAAATTACCGGCCAGTTGGTGATATTCAGTGCTGAGCTTAAAGCGCTCTAATAGCTCATCGACACTGACCGCCTGCGAGCGAACTTCTGGGCGTAAGTGACTGAGTGATAACTGTAAATGTTGCTCAACAGTCAGTTCCGGGAAAATGCCGGGGATCTGAAACTTAATACTCATGCCCATGCGAATGCGCTGAAAGGGCGGCAGAGTATTCAGCCGCCGATTAAAGAAGCGGATATCCCCATCGCTTGGCGTATGTTCGCCAGTCAGCAATTTGAAAAAGGTACTTTTACCCGCGCCATTCGGGCCAATCACACAGCGGACTTCGCCACGGCGGATTTGCAAATCAACTTGATTGATAACCTGAATACCGCCAAAGCGTTTGCTTAGCCCACGGGTTTCGAGGATTAAATCTTGCGCTGTTTGATTCATAGCGATTCCCCTTTTTTCTGACGAGCGGCAGACCAACGGGTGATTTTCTCCGCCAACCAAGGCAAGAGGCCGTTGGGCGCGGCTAGCACCACAAACAGCAAAATGGCACCCAGCAAAATCATGGCGTATTCGCTGCCGTAAATAGCCAGCCATTGGGATAGCCACACCAGCAGGGCGGTGATGACCGCAGTACCAAAAATATTTTTACGCCCGGCGGTCGCTACCCAAATAACTGGCATTGCGGCGGCGGTCAGCCCCATGGAGGACGGCGTGATATAAGAACCCCATAAGGTATACAGCGCACCGGATAACCCGGAGAGCACACCGCCGAGCACAAACACCAGTAATTGGTAGCGGCGGATATCAATCCCCAGCATTTCTGCCCGGCGCGGGTTCTCGCGGATAGAGGCCAGTGTCAGGCCAAAATTAGAGCGCAATAACCGCCGAACCCCCCAGTAAACACCAGCAAGCAGCAGAATAATCAGGTAGTAAAAGGCATTACCTTCCAGTGCCAGCAATTTGCCGTCGAACCACGGCAGGGAGAGTGGCGGCATGCCGGACATGCCATTAAAACCATTCAGTCGCGCACTGCCGATAGTCCATTGCGGGCCAGCGGTCTGCGACATAAAAGTTTCCAGCACCAGAGTGAAAGACAGGGTCACGATGCCGATAAAAATGCCGGTCACTCCGCCGTAAAACATCAAGTAACCCAGTGCCGCAGCCACCGCAGCGGCCACCAGCAAGGCCATAATCAAGCCCGACCAGGTGGAGAGCACACCATCGCCGAAATTCAACGTCATCACGCCGTAGGTGTAACCGGCAAGGCCAAAGAAGGCGGTCTGCCCGAAAGATAAAATGCCGCCATGCCCCCACATTGCCGCCAACCCGATGGCACAGAATGTCCACAGGAGGAAGTAGGAAAAGTCGCCGATCATGGCGCTATCGACCACCAACGGCAGGGCGAGAGCGCCCGCCAGAATAAGCAGCGCAGCCAGCCGAGTGGTGGACGGCGTGCGTTGTTTTGCCGCCGATAAATGAACAGAAGTTGTTGTCACATGCAGCTCCTAGCGGTTACGGGTAAACAGGCTGCCAATACCGTTAGGTAATAAGCGGATAACCAAGACGGCGGTAACCAATAAGCCAACTTGCCCGGCTAATTGCCCATACCAGGAATTCAGCCCAGTTTGTATTGCGCCTAATGCAATCGCTGCAGGAATGGTGCCAACAAGTACATTTGCGCCCCCCACAACCACCGAAACAAAGGCTTGCACGATAAAACTGCTGCCCATGGTGGGGACGGCGGTCAGTGTTGGGGCATAAATGGCCCCTGCTAATCCAGCCAGCCCAGCCCCTAGCGCGAATGTCAGGGTATAAATCCGGTCAGTTTCCAAACCCAAACAAGAAGCCATGCGGGCATTTTGAATGGTGGCTCTGGCGCAAACACCGTAATTGGTGTGGAAAAATAGCCAATAGAGCACCATTAAAATGGCAATGGCGAAGAAGGGCAGTAATGCACGGTAAGTGGCAAACGAGTAGTCGCCGAGGGTGAAAGAGCCGAAAGGTGTCGACAACCCCTCCAGTGACGGGCCGGCAATCAGCAACATACTTTGCTGTACAATCAAACTGATAGCCCAAGTGGCGACCACGGAATCATACAAACGGCCATAGAGATGGCGCACCACCAGGCGCTCGACTACACCGCCGAAGAACGCCGCCGCCAAAGTGCCGGCCAGCATGGCAAAAGGCAGAGGCAAGCCCGCTTTATTCATCAGAATGGTGACATAAGCACCACACATAATGAATTCGCCGTG
Coding sequences within it:
- a CDS encoding ABC transporter ATP-binding protein, encoding MNQTAQDLILETRGLSKRFGGIQVINQVDLQIRRGEVRCVIGPNGAGKSTFFKLLTGEHTPSDGDIRFFNRRLNTLPPFQRIRMGMSIKFQIPGIFPELTVEQHLQLSLSHLRPEVRSQAVSVDELLERFKLSTEYHQLAGNLSHGKKQWLEIAMAVSLQPTLLMLDEPVAGLSIDETYLTGELIKQMQNDGLTLMVVEHDMTFVRQIASQVTVLHGGQVFADGNAAEVLAREDVADIYLGKAV
- a CDS encoding branched-chain amino acid ABC transporter permease, whose protein sequence is MTTTSVHLSAAKQRTPSTTRLAALLILAGALALPLVVDSAMIGDFSYFLLWTFCAIGLAAMWGHGGILSFGQTAFFGLAGYTYGVMTLNFGDGVLSTWSGLIMALLVAAAVAAALGYLMFYGGVTGIFIGIVTLSFTLVLETFMSQTAGPQWTIGSARLNGFNGMSGMPPLSLPWFDGKLLALEGNAFYYLIILLLAGVYWGVRRLLRSNFGLTLASIRENPRRAEMLGIDIRRYQLLVFVLGGVLSGLSGALYTLWGSYITPSSMGLTAAAMPVIWVATAGRKNIFGTAVITALLVWLSQWLAIYGSEYAMILLGAILLFVVLAAPNGLLPWLAEKITRWSAARQKKGESL
- a CDS encoding ABC transporter permease subunit codes for the protein MLTLSFLYSVIYQFGDNFAYLVLAALGLAVIFGMMGVINLAHGEFIMCGAYVTILMNKAGLPLPFAMLAGTLAAAFFGGVVERLVVRHLYGRLYDSVVATWAISLIVQQSMLLIAGPSLEGLSTPFGSFTLGDYSFATYRALLPFFAIAILMVLYWLFFHTNYGVCARATIQNARMASCLGLETDRIYTLTFALGAGLAGLAGAIYAPTLTAVPTMGSSFIVQAFVSVVVGGANVLVGTIPAAIALGAIQTGLNSWYGQLAGQVGLLVTAVLVIRLLPNGIGSLFTRNR